The Brassica oleracea var. oleracea cultivar TO1000 chromosome C6, BOL, whole genome shotgun sequence genome includes a region encoding these proteins:
- the LOC106298787 gene encoding glutathione S-transferase U11-like gives MGSINGSKNDECVRLLGAWPSPFVLRTRIALNLKRVAYEYLEEEDTLNSESVLNYNPVHKQIPILIHGNKPIRESLNIVMYVDETWLSGPPILPSDPFDRAVARFWDVYIDEHCFTSINGVAVAKDEDERKAAIAKLGQCMALLEETFQECSKGRGFFGGENIGFIDIGFGSMLGPLKVLEKFTGFKFIHPKNTPGLFHWADRFYAHEAVKPVMPDIEKLVEFARLKFNTSIFK, from the exons ATGGGATCCATAAATGGTTCAAAAAATGATGAGTGCGTAAGGCTGTTAGGAGCATGGCCTAGCCCTTTCGTGCTGAGGACTCGGATCGCACTTAACCTAAAGCGTGTAGCGTACGAGTATCTCGAAGAAGAAGATACTTTGAATTCGGAGAGCGTGTTAAACTATAACCCCGTCCATAAACAGATCCCTATCCTCATCCATGGCAATAAGCCAATCCGTGAATCTCTCAACATCGTCATGTACGTTGATGAAACTTGGCTCTCAGGTCCTCCCATACTTCCCTCTGATCCCTTTGATCGTGCCGTAGCTCGCTTTTGGGACGTCTACATCGATGAACAC TGTTTTACATCAATCAATGGAGTGGCAGTAGCAAAAGACGAGGATGAAAGAAAGGCGGCGATAGCAAAGCTAGGGCAATGTATGGCTCTATTAGAAGAAACGTTTCAAGAATGCAGCAAAGGGAGAGGCTTCTTTGGAGGAGAAAACATTGGATTCATCGATATCGGTTTCGGATCAATGTTAGGTCCTCTCAAAGTTCTAGAGAAATTTACCGGGTTCAAGTTCATACATCCAAAGAACACACCAGGTCTTTTCCACTGGGCAGACAGATTCTACGCCCATGAAGCAGTCAAGCCTGTCATGCCCGATATTGAAAAGCTGGTCGAGTTTGCTAGGCTTAAGTTCAATACTTCAATCTTTAAATGA
- the LOC106299474 gene encoding CLAVATA3/ESR (CLE)-related protein 26-like: MRNLQSLRLQLLFCTLFTIGLVTLLMIDAFVLENNSEAKTAKEITAAKTINNSIVHAKEVQQELEDRPSNGDLIYAGSKRTVPRGPDPIHNRRAGNSGRPPGSA, translated from the exons ATGCGAAATCTCCAATCCCTTCGTCTCCAATTGTTGTTTTGTACACTATTTACAATTGGTTTAGTCACTCTTCTGATGATCGATGCTTTTGTCTTAGAAAATAACAGTGAAGCCAAAACCGCAAAAGAGATCACTGCTGCTAAGACGATTAACAACTCCATTGTACATGCTAAGGAAGTACAACAAGAACTTGAAGATAGACCAAGCAATGGCGATCTTATCTACGCTGGCAGCAAAAGAACAGTGCCTCGTGGACCTGATCCTATACACAACAG GAGAGCGGGAAATTCAGGACGACCACCGGGAAGCGCATAA
- the LOC106296956 gene encoding cytochrome P450 81F1-like, with translation MLMLLYLILLLVLLILVYKLLFSKTHRYNLPPGPPSRPFVGHLHLMKPPVHRLLQRFSEKYGPIFSLRYGSSRVVVITSLSLVQESFTGTNDVILSSRPLQLTAKYVGYNHTTVGTAPYGDHWRNLRRICSLEILSSNRLTSFLYIRKDEIRRMLTRLSRDAHSGDDGSRFTHVELEPLLSDLTFNNIVRLMVAGKRYYGDDVDNKEEAERFKKLVHDISMYSSANNSRDYLPVLKLFGNKFEKEVMATGKSMDEFLQRLLDDCRRDKDGNTMVTHLLSLQQQEPDYYSDITIKGLMMAMMLAGTETSAITLE, from the exons ATGTTGATGCTCTTATACTTAATCCTTCTCCTTGTCCTTCTCATCTTAGTTTATAAATTACTCTTCTCCAAAACGCATCGTTATAATCTCCCGCCAGGACCACCGTCGCGTCCCTTTGTTGGCCATCTCCACCTTATGAAACCACCGGTCCACCGTCTCCTTCAACGTTTCTCCGAAAAATACGGCCCAATATTCTCCCTCCGTTACGGCTCCAGCCGCGTCGTGGTGATTACTTCACTTTCACTCGTACAAGAATCCTTCACCGGAACAAACGACGTCATCCTCTCTAGCCGGCCGCTCCAGCTCACCGCTAAATACGTCGGCTACAACCACACGACCGTCGGAACCGCTCCTTACGGCGACCACTGGCGTAACCTCCGCCGCATCTGCTCCCTCGAGATCCTCTCCTCAAACCGTCTCACCAGTTTCCTCTACATCCGCAAAGACGAAATCCGCCGTATGCTCACGAGACTCTCACGTGACGCTCACTCCGGCGACGACGGGAGCCGTTTCACTCATGTTGAGCTCGAGCCGCTTCTTTCCGACCTAACGTTCAACAACATCGTGAGATTAATGGTGGCAGGGAAGAGATATTACGGCGATGACGTGGATAACAAGGAAGAAGCAGAGCGGTTCAAGAAGCTCGTACATGATATCTCCATGTATAGTAGCGCCAATAATTCAAGAGATTACTTGCCGGTGCTGAAACTGTTCGGAAACAAGTTCGAGAAGGAAGTTATGGCTACAGGTAAATCCATGGATGAGTTTTTGCAGCGCTTGCTCGATGATTGTAGGAGAGATAAAGATGGTAACACAATGGTCACGCACTTGCTTTCTTTGCAACAACAAGAGCCAGACTACTACAGTGACATCACTATCAAAGGGTTAATGATG GCAATGATGCTGGCCGGGACCGAGACCTCAGCCATTACCCTAGAGTAG
- the LOC106296957 gene encoding cytochrome P450 81F1-like — MTNLLKHPQVLEKARLEIDEKIGEDRLIDEPDLAELPYLQNVVSETFRLFPVAPLLVPRTPTKDMKIGGYDVPRDTIVLVNAWAIHRDPKLWDDPERFVPERCNNVGGSENYANKLMPFGNGRRICPGAGLGQRIVTLALGSLIQCFDWENVKGEEIDMTESTGLGMHKMDPLRAMCRPRPIMAKLLI; from the coding sequence ATGACGAATTTGCTGAAACATCCTCAAGTGTTGGAGAAGGCGAGATTGGAGATCGATGAGAAGATCGGAGAAGACCGTCTCATCGATGAACCAGACCTCGCCGAGCTTCCTTACCTACAGAACGTTGTCTCAGAAACCTTTCGGCTGTTCCCGGTGGCGCCACTTCTAGTCCCTCGCACGCCGACAAAGGATATGAAAATTGGTGGCTATGACGTCCCGCGCGACACTATAGTGTTAGTTAACGCTTGGGCTATACACAGAGATCCAAAGCTCTGGGATGATCCAGAAAGGTTTGTTCCGGAACGGTGTAACAACGTAGGTGGCAGCGAGAACTACGCTAATAAGCTGATGCCGTTCGGAAATGGCCGGAGAATTTGTCCCGGCGCTGGATTAGGGCAGAGGATCGTGACACTGGCGCTTGGATCATTGATTCAATGTTTCGACTGGGAAAATGTGAAAGGCGAAGAAATTGATATGACGGAGAGTACTGGATTAGGCATGCACAAGATGGACCCATTACGTGCCATGTGCAGACCTAGGCCTATTATGGCGAAGCTTCTAATCTAG